The region CGGATCAAATAATTCATAGTTAGTAGTAGAAACTGGTAATAAAGCTACCGGGCGATTATCTACCTCTGTATAGGCGACTAACGCCCCACAGTCCTTTTCCCACCAGTTGTCTCGTAATAAAACTCGGCGCATCCGAATCCGAGAGGCGCGGACAATAGCTTCTAAAGGCTCTTTGACTCGTTGGAGGTTCTCGGAACGGGCGGGAGGCGAAATTTTTACTCCTATCGCTTTACCAACAGCACCAGCCGCCACTAACAAAGGTGTACCTTCTAAGAAAAAATCGCCATCTTGAGGATTGACAGTTGATGCTAACTCTCCTAACGCTTGAGAAGTTACTTGACGATTTAGACGCTGGCGATCGCGCAATCGCATCATTTCTGCTTCTGCTTCTTGTCGGTCAAAAAACTCCACACATTGCAGTAATTGAATGTGCATTGCTGACAAAGCAGCTAAGAGTTGGTCAGCATTCAAAAATTCATGGGTTTTCAGCGTGGTGAGTTGAACTTCCTCCACGGCTTCTAACCACATTTTGTCAGTCAGGGGAAAATAACCCATTGCAGGTGTCAGCGTGACTTCTGACAAACCTAATAAGCGAATAGTCCCTTGCTGAATCTTTACCCAACAGATAGCCCCGGCTTCCCCTTGGAAAGTTTGACCATCCAACAAAGAAAACCGCGTTTCTCCCTGAGATACCACCTCAATGACTGGGAGAGTTACCCCAGATAACACGCTACTAAGTTCCCACAGCCAAGATTCTACCCAGTCAAATGCTCTAGTATCGCCATGAGCAACTAATTCGGGAAAACCTTCTGGATGTAGTTGCAGTAATTCCACCTCTCCAATCGGTACAGCTAAAATTTGCTGTTGACCGTTCATGGCTTTAGTACCGAATAAGGCTTGTCCCTGAGAGAGACTAAATAAATAACGGCGAGTTCCTGCGATCACACCATCTTGAAGTGCGATCGCAAATAAGGCCATAGAGCCAGATTGAATTACCCAAACTCTAGCAGGATCATCTAATAGTATGGGTTCATTACCTTGCAATATATAGGTTTGACCATGTACGGCACATTGATCGACTCTTTTTTGCTGCATCTTTATTCCTCCTCCAAGGCTTCCCCTTCTGTGCGGATTAACCGTGAGTACACACCTTCCGTCTGCCACAATTGCTGATGAGTACCTCGTTGCACTACCTTGCCTCGTTCTAGGACGATAATTTCATCGCAGTCTCGAATCGTACTTAGTCGGTGTGCCACAATAATGCAGGTGCATCCCCGTCGCCGCAGATTTTCGTCAATAATCCGTTCTGTCTCTGCATCTAAGGCACTGGTGGCTTCATCCATAATCAGGATTGAGGGATTATTCACCAAAGCACGGGCAATTTCTAGGCGTTGGCGTTGACCACCGCTTAAATTCGCCGCACCTTCCATCAGTTCGGCATCATATCCACCATTGAGAGCCAAAATCACATCATCAATGGCAGCATCTTGACAAGCTCGTTTTAAGTTTTTATCGGATATAGTATTATCCCAAAGCGTTAAATTATCCCTAACTGTGCCACCAAATAACAAAATATCCTGTTCTACCATTGCCACAGAATTAGTTAATAATTGGTGGGGAATTTCTTCTGTTAATTGTTCGTCAAACAGAATTTCTCCCGCCCAAGGTTGGTAAAGTCCACTGACGAGTTTGGCAATGGTAGACTTACCAGAACCACTGCCACCGACTAAAGCCACTCTTTGTCCTGGTTTGAGAGAAAGATTAAAATTTTCGATTAAAGGCGGTTCTAGGCGACTATAGCCAAAGGTGAGGTTACGTAATTCTACATATCCTTGTAATCTGGGCAAGGCTGAAAAATAAGATGATGGTTCGATAACTTGAGAAGAGGCTGGGGGCTGGGGGCTGGGGGCTGGGGGAAATAAAGAGAGAAACCTAAGTAAGTTCCACTTTGGTAACACCCTTTGTGGGTGAAAGCTCCCTTGCTCCCTTGCTCCCTGCTCCCCTGCTTCTTCATGAGCTAAGTTTCTTTGGGCGATCGCTTTATCAGTCGGGTTATCTAAAACATCATCTAAACGAACCAAATTGCCTTCTAATTCTTGTAAGGTGCTACCAAAATTCAATAGGCTGGCGACTGGTGCTTGAAAACTCCCTACTAAGCCTTGAAAAGCTACCAGCATCCCAATACTGAGATGTCCATCCATGACTCGCAAACCACCAATTACTAACAATAACAAGCTAGAAATAGCCTCTAAAAGCGTAGGTAGAATGGAAAATAATTGGTTAGTGACATCCATTTGTTGTTGGCTATTGATGGCCTTGGTGTAATAGCCTGACCAGCGAGAAAAGAAATCAGATTCTAAGCCTGATGCTTTCAGGGTTTCGATGCCTTGGAGAGCCGCAATTGAAACCCCTTCAGCCTTGCCAAAATCTAGCATTAATTTTTGATTGAGGTCTACCCGTTGACGAGAGACTAAGCGCAGAGTGAAAATGTTGGCGATCGCTAAACTGATGACAATCAAAGTTAATAGCCAATCATATTGCAACATAATCAAGGCATAGAAAACCACCATCACAGCATCAATAATTGTGGTGGTCAACTGTCCCGAAAGCACATTAGCCACTTGGTCATTGAGACTCATCCGACTGGTAATTTCTCCGGCAAAACGTTGGGCATAAAACCCTACTGGTAGGCGTAATAAATGCCAGAGAAACCGGCTAGACATCCCCACCGATAATTTAATTTTTAAACGGCGTAAATATTGCAGACGCAGTAATGTGAGTAAGCCTTGCAAAACAGCAGCCACAGCCATTCCCAAAAGTAAGGGATTAAGCCAATCTAATCTTTGTTCTACAAGAATTTCATCGACAAATATTTGGCTAAATACGGGTACAGCCATCCCCACTAAAGTTAAGAAAAATCCTGCCATTAAGCAGTAAAGTAAGGCACTAGTTGAACTCTGTAGCCTCTCCCACAAAGACCCAATCATACTAGGTTTACGTCCACCCTTTTGGAACTCACTTCCTGGTTCCATCACCAAGACTACACCCGTATAACCTTCGTCAAATTCTTGCAAAGATACAGTACGGGGGCCTGTAGCGGGGTCATTCAGATACACTCTCTGGTTGCGAAACCCTTCTACTACCAAAAAGTGATTAAAGTCCCAAAAGATAATATAAGGGGGATTTAGGTCTGGGAGTTTATCTAGTTCCTTTCTTAAACCCTTAGCCTCTAAACCATAATTTCTGGCAGCTTTCAACACATTCGATGCTTTACTACCATCGCGGGAAACACCACACTCTCGCCGCAATTCTGGCAACGGCACAATCCGACCAAAGTAACCTAAGATAATTCCTAAAGCCGCAGCACCACATTCAACTGCTTCCATTTGCAAAAGAGTTGGTGTTTTTACCCGCTTGCTTCTTTGAGGCAGTAGTTTTTGTAGATACTGCCAAAAATTCGTAGGTAGACCTATAGTTGGGTTAGTAGATGCCACTTAACGACCTCAAAATAGGTAATACAAACGTAATGGGAGCGCGTTCTTCGACCTGAACGCGCACAATAGTAGTAGTTCCAGAAGAAATCTTCATCTGTGGCCCTTTAGATGAAGACCATTTGTAACCACTGAAGGTTTGAGCATCATTTTGTATCTCAGAAAATACTTGGATGAATCCTTCGTTTTTTTGTGATACTAAACCTTCAACAACTTCGGAATTACCTATTTCATTAATTGCCGCTTCTTTGGTAGTGGGGAAATTGGAAATATTAATCACCTTCCCGACAATACCGCCAAATCTTTCTCGCTTCACCGTTTCAGGAGTGATTTGAATTGGCATTCCTGATTGAATTTTCTTGCCCTCTGCCACTGAAAAATAAGCTAAACTTACTAACTTACTATCAGGATTTTCTACTTCTATATTTGCTAAACGAGTACCAGCATTAATTACTTGTCCCTGCGCCACTGTAGTTTCTAAAACTCGACCGTTATATTGGCTAATAATTTTGCTATTATCACCTACTTGTAGTTGCAGTTTAGCTATCTCTCGTTTAACTTCTTGAATTTCTTTTTTGCGATTATTAGTATTTTCTAGGTCTTGTTGCGCTTGAGAAGCTTGTTCACTATCTAGTTTCTTTAATTGGGCTTGTAAATCGGAAATAGTTGATATATTTTCACCATATTCTTTTTGTTTTTGAGTTTCTGTGACATCAAGTGCTTTTAATTGGGTTTCGATGTCAGAAATATTTTGCAAATTCTCTAGATATTCCTGTTCTGCTTGCAAAGCTTCATCGGCTGAAAATACGCCTTCTTGTTGAAATAACTTTTGGCGGATTTCCATTCTGCGCCGGAAAACTGGACTCAAGGCTTGGAAGCGTTGGAGGTTTTGTTTTAAACTTTTGCGCTGCTGTTCAAGAGAGGTATTATCTCTAGTTTTGAGAACAGGTGTAAGGGTTTGAAGTTCCTGAATGCGTTGTTGAAGATACTGACGTTGTTGTTGAATTGACTGTGCGTCTTGTGCTAAACGCTGTTTAAATATAGAGTTAGCTGCTTGGTCTTGTGATTCTAGTTGTGTTAGTTTAGCTTTTTGTTGTTCGAGTTGTTGACGTAGATCAGATTGATCAATGATTGCTAATACCTGTCCTTTTTTAATCGAGTCACCAACTTTGAAGTTGACATTTGTTAATTGTCCTGAATTTTTCGATTGTAGAGGTACTACTTTACGCGGATAGATTAATACTCCTCGCCCTTCAATTGTGATCGGAATACGTCCATAAATACTCCAAACAATAGCTACTCCCACCAAAGAGCTTAAAGCTATCAGAGGTAGCCAACTTTTAGGGCTGACTACTTGCATAAGTTGGTCTAATCTTTCAGGAGAAGATAGACGCTCTACAGATTCTTGGCGAAATATGCGACGCTTCTGCTCTAACATTGGTATTTTTGTTAATCGAGAGATTTGGAACTAAAAATTATGATGTATTTTTTTAATGAAAAGACAGAATTTAGTTGGTATAAACCCAAGAATATAAAAAAGTCTTGCCTGAGCAAATGCACAATATTTAGATAGAACTCGCCATTTTTGTGAAGTCGAAGCAAAACAGATGTGACTGAATCAGAAAATGAAATTTGATGTGCTGAAACTTCAAACTCTTTATCCTCTCTGCGTCTCTGCGCCTCTGCGTGATACAAATCATCTCGCATTTATGCAATACCGCACAACAAATGGGTAACAGAAAAAACTCAGTTACCCATATTGCAATGACTTTTTTTGAGTCGTTCAATCAAATAAGCTACTGAATTCAGCAATATCTAACATTTTTTTAGTTTTCAGTAATAATCTTGCAAATACTTCGGGATTTTGCCAAGCAGAACGAGGTAACAAAGGAGACTCTACTAGGGTTTCTGCTGGTGAAACTATGGGAGTTAATAAGTTAACTGGATTTGACTCTGTAGTATTCATCTGAATGAAGCAAAACGCTGTGGGTATACTTGCCAACTATCTGACCACTGAATCGACTCAGGGGTAAAATGTAGAGGATCATTCTCTGGCCAAGGTGCATCTAGAGGCTCTTCAATCAAAGCAAATTCACCGTTATCAAAGGGTATTCCTGCGGCTTTGACTTTTAAATAAAATCTTTCCCGTAGCCCACGCTTGGCCATTTCCAAGGCGCGATGGTGACAGTAAGGATTATTACCGCGTTTATCGAAGAAAACGTGTGCTGTCCAATTACAGCCACCCCGACAGAGTTCTGCATACTGACAACTTTTGCAGAAACCCCACAGATGAGCTGTACCTTGGGGAGTGTCTGCGCCTAGATTAAAGCGTAACTGTTCTGATGTGGCAATGATTTCTTTAAGAGAGCGATCGCGGATATTCCCACCAGTATAAGCTGCTGTGGGTAATGAGGGACAGCCTTTGATTGCCCCGTCAGCTTCTAACCCAATCGAATTTAACCCAGCACTACAACCTTGCCAAAATGAATATGATGGATCTTCGTCAAAGTCAGCACGCAGAAGCCGTTCATAAGGGCCATAATAACCAATGTTATTTCCCGTTGCTAGTTGGACTTTACCTTCACGACGGGCGCGTTGAGCAACTCTAGCCAACATCGGATAAAGTGCTAACAACTCATAAGGTTGCAGTAATATCTCTGCGTTGTCTGCCGCATTACCCATCGGTACAGTCAACTGAATTTGCCAAGATATCGCCCCTAAATCCCGGATATGCTCATAAATCAGTGGAAATTCTGGGGCAGAAAGGCGGTTAATTTGGGTGTTACAACCAAAGGGAATACCCTCTTCTTTTAAAAAACTCATTGTGCGTGCGCCTGACTCCCAAGAGCCTTGACGACCACGCAGACGGTCATGGGTGGCTTGTAAACCATCGGTAGAGACGGAAACAAAAGCAATATCCGCCGCTTTCATTTTTTTGACCATCTCACGGGAAATACCATAGCCACCAGTAGTCATAGTGCAGAGCATACCAGCTTGGCTAATAGCGGCGGCAATTTCCAACCAATCAGCACGCATAAAGGCTTCTCCGCCAATTAGCGTCACCTCTTTAATTCCTACTTCCGCTAATTGTCGCACTAAGTCTAGGGCTTCTGCTGTTGAAAGTTCTTTTACGCGCTCTTCTCCTGCTCTTGAACCACAATGACTACAAGCAAGGTTACATTTAAGAGTAATTTCCCATACAGCGTAAGTAATACGCCGATATTCTTCATATTCTTCGTGTAAATCTGGCATTGTTCTCCTGAAATATCAATGCAAAATTAGGATTTTCCAGCCTATTTCCTAGCAGGACTTAAACATTTACTTTTTATTTAAGTCCCACTAATTTCACATTTAAATCTATTTACGAGGTCTCCAAAATTTTTTGGGTGGTAAACTAGCACCGTAATGAAGGACAAGGCTATTACTACGTCCACCACTAACTTGTAATAGCTCTTCTTCATTCAATTCAATATCTTCTGTTCGAGAATTTTGAGCTAAGACTGTATTAAATTCTTCTGCACTAAAATCATAACCAGCAGCTAGAATAATTTCATAACGCTCTTCAGGACTAGCTGCATTCTCTACTTGTTCGAGAAAAGCATCATCTGTTTTCATTCTTGAGTAAAAAGCTTGCGCGTTTTCAATAGACATAATTATCTCCTTATGGAATCGTTTGAAAGGTCTTTTAATGCCATGATATTGGTGCGTTACGCCTAGATATCTTTGCTCACAAGCTTGAATCTTTACACAGCCGTAACACACCCTACTGGTTATTTACGTGGTCTCCAATAATTTCTGGGTGGTATACCAACGCCATAAAGAGGGCGAACAAGACCTGGACTTGCAAAACGAATTCCGCCACTAACTTGTAACAGTTCTGCTTCACTCAATTCACCAGCTTCTGGTTGAGCATTTTGAGCTAAGACTGTGTTAAATTCTTCTGCACTAAAATCATAACCAGCAGACTGAATAATTTCCAGGCGGTTTTCAGGACTAGCTGCATTTTCTACTTGATCAAGAAAAGCATCATCTGTTTTCATTCTTGAGTAAAAAGCTTGAGCATCTTGAATAGACATAATAATCTCCTTCTAGACTTGTGTTAGAGGTTTTCGATGCTAACAATAAATTTGTTTAGGACAATATTTATTGCTGGCTTATGTAATTATTTAAATGCTAATAAAGACGTAAAACAATATGTAATTGTTATTTCTCACTAGCTTATTTTTATATTTTATTTGTATGTGATTTCATTTTTTTAATTTATTGGAAGCGAAAATATGAGGTGATAAGATTTAAGAATATACAGATATAAATAGACTTTGCTAGGATTTATAACTGTTCAAACCCTAGCAAAATTATTATGTATTGATTAAATTCACCTGGGATTAAATGAATACTAATAGCCTAGTAGCTACAACGACTAAACATCCAAGTAGCAGGAGATATTTAAGCTATGCTCATACGCGAAATCATCCAATCAAATCTTTTACTGGCTATAGCCATTTTATCTAAGATGCTAATATTGATTTCATCCTCATATTCAACATTATTGCTGAGTGGAAGACCTGCGCTATAAACTCTCCTGCCGTAGCCGATTCTACTCAAAATTTCCTGTAATCTGTTGGCTGATAAAATAGAAATGACGCGGTAAAAACGAGATGAAAATCCTATATCTTGTTGTAATTTTACTGCTAATTGCTGTTTGGGGATTGCCAAAATTAGAGAATCTTCAATTACTTTCACTGTCGCCCAAGGGAGGCGACCATCAATAAACGGTGTTTCTCCTAATATTTCCCCTTTGGATAATTTGGCTATCTCTCGCCCAATGAGTTCTTTACCTTCAATCGCAGAAAAAGCACGCAATAAAGGATTGCGATCATCTTCCGAGACAGACATAGACATTTTTCCCCTCAAAATAATATATAGCGCATCGACAGGACTATTTTCATAAATGAGTGTTTGACCTGCTGCAACTTTTTGGGTGATACCACAAGCCATTAACCAATCAATGTCACTATCGTGTAATTCAGCTAAAACAAATAGTACGTCTTTTAAAGACTTAGCTTGTGTTAATTTGCGTCTACCAAGTTGAGTGATTAGTTTTTGCAGTCTGTCTGCATACATAATAGCGATCGCTCGATAAAAGCGAGCCGCAAAACTAGCATCTTGCTGTAATTTTGCGGCTAATTTTTCTTGAGGAATTGACATCACTAATGATTTTTCTAGAGCCTTAATTGTAGTGATGTTAGAACTTTGGCTTACAAAGGGAACTTCCCCGACTACTTCACCCCTAGATACTCTAAAAATTTCCCAATCTGAGTTGATATCACTATCAATAGCCGCAAAAGCTCGATGCAAAGGATTATTCTCAGATTGCGTAACGTTAACTGTCAATGTACCATCTAATAAGATATACAAAGAATCAACAGTCTTTCCCTGTGAAGTTAATAAACTACCAGGTAATAATTCCTGGCGATCGCTATTGGCAACTATCCAATTAATATCACTATTGCTCAACTCTTTTAGTAAAACTTCTGTCATAATTCAATTATCCTCTTGTGAAAAAAACAATCGGCAATTTTAAAAACTAGACTTTTTGTAACAGTTGTTTAATGAATGAATTAAATCCTGGATCAGCTAACTCTTCTAAAGTCAAACAAAATAATGAACATAACAGTTGTATTTGACATTCAGGCGTTTCTAAATCATTGATATATTCTGCATCAAAACGCTGTAAATTAAAGGCTGCTGCTTGCAACAATGACTGGAGAACTTTGAAAGCACCATCAGAAAGAGGCGGTTGTCCTCGATAGTTTTGCAGTCTACCTCCTTCTCGATATTCAGGAAATGATTCTAAGCCCATAAAATGTAAAAACCAGTCGGCTCGATAATATCCTATGGCAGCTACAATACCTCTATAATCAGCAATTAGTTCATCAAAGGCATTGTTTCGCATGGATTTAAATAAACGATTTGTTAAATAATGAGTACATTCGTGTTCCAAGCGAATTTTTAGAGATATATTTTGCCAAGTAGTTTCCTCTGCACCGATTTCTTGGGCTGTAATGTTGCTGTAAGGACTGTTACTCAAAATAATGAATCTATCTTGATACAGTTCTTTTTGGGGAATTAGGCGTTGAAACTCTAATGTCCAATCATGTTTTGAGCATTGATGAGGATTTTGCTGTTCCCATTTTTGGCGATAGCGGTGAATCCTATCCCAATTGTTAAACCCACCGACAATACAAGCTCCCATTGATGCAGGAATTTCTGTGGGTTCATTACGCTGTGTTAAAGCTTGGACTAAAGTAACAAAATCCTCCCGATTTCCCGGTAGTAAAACAG is a window of Aulosira sp. FACHB-615 DNA encoding:
- a CDS encoding cyclic nucleotide-binding domain-containing protein, translating into MTEVLLKELSNSDINWIVANSDRQELLPGSLLTSQGKTVDSLYILLDGTLTVNVTQSENNPLHRAFAAIDSDINSDWEIFRVSRGEVVGEVPFVSQSSNITTIKALEKSLVMSIPQEKLAAKLQQDASFAARFYRAIAIMYADRLQKLITQLGRRKLTQAKSLKDVLFVLAELHDSDIDWLMACGITQKVAAGQTLIYENSPVDALYIILRGKMSMSVSEDDRNPLLRAFSAIEGKELIGREIAKLSKGEILGETPFIDGRLPWATVKVIEDSLILAIPKQQLAVKLQQDIGFSSRFYRVISILSANRLQEILSRIGYGRRVYSAGLPLSNNVEYEDEINISILDKMAIASKRFDWMISRMSIA
- a CDS encoding Nif11-like leader peptide family natural product precursor, whose product is MSIENAQAFYSRMKTDDAFLEQVENAASPEERYEIILAAGYDFSAEEFNTVLAQNSRTEDIELNEEELLQVSGGRSNSLVLHYGASLPPKKFWRPRK
- a CDS encoding Nif11-like leader peptide family natural product precursor; protein product: MSIQDAQAFYSRMKTDDAFLDQVENAASPENRLEIIQSAGYDFSAEEFNTVLAQNAQPEAGELSEAELLQVSGGIRFASPGLVRPLYGVGIPPRNYWRPRK
- a CDS encoding NHLP family bacteriocin export ABC transporter peptidase/permease/ATPase subunit, translated to MASTNPTIGLPTNFWQYLQKLLPQRSKRVKTPTLLQMEAVECGAAALGIILGYFGRIVPLPELRRECGVSRDGSKASNVLKAARNYGLEAKGLRKELDKLPDLNPPYIIFWDFNHFLVVEGFRNQRVYLNDPATGPRTVSLQEFDEGYTGVVLVMEPGSEFQKGGRKPSMIGSLWERLQSSTSALLYCLMAGFFLTLVGMAVPVFSQIFVDEILVEQRLDWLNPLLLGMAVAAVLQGLLTLLRLQYLRRLKIKLSVGMSSRFLWHLLRLPVGFYAQRFAGEITSRMSLNDQVANVLSGQLTTTIIDAVMVVFYALIMLQYDWLLTLIVISLAIANIFTLRLVSRQRVDLNQKLMLDFGKAEGVSIAALQGIETLKASGLESDFFSRWSGYYTKAINSQQQMDVTNQLFSILPTLLEAISSLLLLVIGGLRVMDGHLSIGMLVAFQGLVGSFQAPVASLLNFGSTLQELEGNLVRLDDVLDNPTDKAIAQRNLAHEEAGEQGAREQGSFHPQRVLPKWNLLRFLSLFPPAPSPQPPASSQVIEPSSYFSALPRLQGYVELRNLTFGYSRLEPPLIENFNLSLKPGQRVALVGGSGSGKSTIAKLVSGLYQPWAGEILFDEQLTEEIPHQLLTNSVAMVEQDILLFGGTVRDNLTLWDNTISDKNLKRACQDAAIDDVILALNGGYDAELMEGAANLSGGQRQRLEIARALVNNPSILIMDEATSALDAETERIIDENLRRRGCTCIIVAHRLSTIRDCDEIIVLERGKVVQRGTHQQLWQTEGVYSRLIRTEGEALEEE
- a CDS encoding DUF7005 family protein, encoding MNNQTQFRADVLAAYGASSSEIDELLAYNHNVFCQTKLKHPLTFPLPSEAHINTWEEYATAAKTLGAFAVLQQRLVQLQFPILEGISTTPAYRDATRKGTSVDNLAEATGLVLTQPEKLRLEIYPSLAGKIPVLLPGNREDFVTLVQALTQRNEPTEIPASMGACIVGGFNNWDRIHRYRQKWEQQNPHQCSKHDWTLEFQRLIPQKELYQDRFIILSNSPYSNITAQEIGAEETTWQNISLKIRLEHECTHYLTNRLFKSMRNNAFDELIADYRGIVAAIGYYRADWFLHFMGLESFPEYREGGRLQNYRGQPPLSDGAFKVLQSLLQAAAFNLQRFDAEYINDLETPECQIQLLCSLFCLTLEELADPGFNSFIKQLLQKV
- a CDS encoding NHLP bacteriocin system secretion protein; amino-acid sequence: MLEQKRRIFRQESVERLSSPERLDQLMQVVSPKSWLPLIALSSLVGVAIVWSIYGRIPITIEGRGVLIYPRKVVPLQSKNSGQLTNVNFKVGDSIKKGQVLAIIDQSDLRQQLEQQKAKLTQLESQDQAANSIFKQRLAQDAQSIQQQRQYLQQRIQELQTLTPVLKTRDNTSLEQQRKSLKQNLQRFQALSPVFRRRMEIRQKLFQQEGVFSADEALQAEQEYLENLQNISDIETQLKALDVTETQKQKEYGENISTISDLQAQLKKLDSEQASQAQQDLENTNNRKKEIQEVKREIAKLQLQVGDNSKIISQYNGRVLETTVAQGQVINAGTRLANIEVENPDSKLVSLAYFSVAEGKKIQSGMPIQITPETVKRERFGGIVGKVINISNFPTTKEAAINEIGNSEVVEGLVSQKNEGFIQVFSEIQNDAQTFSGYKWSSSKGPQMKISSGTTTIVRVQVEERAPITFVLPILRSLSGIY
- a CDS encoding nif11-class peptide radical SAM maturase 3, which translates into the protein MPDLHEEYEEYRRITYAVWEITLKCNLACSHCGSRAGEERVKELSTAEALDLVRQLAEVGIKEVTLIGGEAFMRADWLEIAAAISQAGMLCTMTTGGYGISREMVKKMKAADIAFVSVSTDGLQATHDRLRGRQGSWESGARTMSFLKEEGIPFGCNTQINRLSAPEFPLIYEHIRDLGAISWQIQLTVPMGNAADNAEILLQPYELLALYPMLARVAQRARREGKVQLATGNNIGYYGPYERLLRADFDEDPSYSFWQGCSAGLNSIGLEADGAIKGCPSLPTAAYTGGNIRDRSLKEIIATSEQLRFNLGADTPQGTAHLWGFCKSCQYAELCRGGCNWTAHVFFDKRGNNPYCHHRALEMAKRGLRERFYLKVKAAGIPFDNGEFALIEEPLDAPWPENDPLHFTPESIQWSDSWQVYPQRFASFR